A genomic stretch from Microbacterium proteolyticum includes:
- a CDS encoding sugar-binding transcriptional regulator, whose amino-acid sequence MTQAEERSRDALRAAQLYYLQDLTMDAIAHEMRISRSSVSRLLQHARDVGLVTISISQPDDARGQMAQRIADRFGITAHVVPTPARTSEAERLERTALTAARILAERVESSMTVGVAWGSTLSAVARHVPVKDVHDTHIVQMNGAANVRTSGIPYAGEILTKFGAAWSSSVHQFPVPALFDDPHTKQAMWRERSVRSVLEIQQRVGLFVFGLGSPHADVPSHVYSGDYFDERDRAVIEREGVVGDCATVFYRVDGSSDIRELNARSSGPDLDTVRRIPRRFCVVSSLSKLDGLRGALAAGLITELVVEEALARRLLSVAR is encoded by the coding sequence GTGACGCAGGCCGAGGAACGCTCCCGCGACGCGCTCCGGGCGGCGCAGCTGTACTACCTGCAGGACCTGACGATGGATGCCATCGCGCACGAGATGCGCATCTCGCGGTCGTCCGTGTCCCGTCTGCTGCAGCACGCACGCGACGTGGGGCTGGTGACCATCTCGATCAGTCAGCCCGACGACGCGCGCGGCCAGATGGCCCAGCGCATCGCCGATCGCTTCGGCATCACCGCCCACGTCGTGCCGACACCCGCACGGACGTCGGAAGCCGAGCGCCTCGAACGAACGGCCCTCACGGCAGCGCGGATCCTCGCGGAAAGGGTCGAGTCGTCGATGACTGTCGGCGTGGCCTGGGGCTCCACGCTGTCGGCCGTGGCCCGGCACGTACCCGTCAAAGACGTGCACGACACCCACATCGTGCAGATGAACGGCGCGGCGAACGTGCGCACCTCCGGCATCCCCTACGCGGGGGAGATCCTCACGAAGTTCGGCGCGGCCTGGTCGTCCTCCGTGCACCAATTCCCGGTGCCCGCCCTCTTCGACGATCCGCACACCAAGCAGGCGATGTGGCGCGAGCGCTCGGTGCGCTCGGTCCTGGAGATCCAGCAGCGCGTCGGACTGTTCGTCTTCGGTCTCGGCTCGCCCCACGCCGACGTGCCCTCGCACGTCTACAGCGGTGATTACTTCGACGAGCGCGACCGTGCCGTCATCGAACGGGAGGGCGTCGTCGGCGACTGCGCGACGGTGTTCTACCGCGTCGACGGCTCGAGCGACATCCGCGAGCTGAACGCGCGCTCGAGCGGCCCCGACCTCGACACCGTCCGCCGCATCCCGCGGCGCTTCTGCGTCGTCTCGAGCTTGTCGAAGCTCGACGGGTTGCGCGGGGCGCTCGCCGCCGGGCTGATCACCGAGCTCGTCGTCGAGGAGGCGCTGGCGCGGCGACTGCTGAGCGTCGCGCGCTGA
- a CDS encoding lysophospholipid acyltransferase family protein produces the protein MGVTYVLGRSLIAPLARAIYRPRVEGRENVPRTGPVIFASNHLSFIDSIAIPVAAPRPVHFMAKAAYFEKWASRQFFTAIGAIPVERGAGQKALDALDEQKAFLDDGRAVALYPEGTRSLDGRLYKGRTGVAFLALQTGAPVVPVGLIGTDEVMPVGAKFPSTTPRITVRFGTPLDLSPHGPASSGRARRGATDEIMAAIHALSGQELANAYNEAPAQNPIERIKQVLPHERL, from the coding sequence ATGGGCGTCACCTACGTCCTGGGGCGCTCCCTCATCGCTCCGCTGGCCCGGGCGATCTACCGTCCCCGCGTCGAGGGCCGCGAGAACGTCCCGCGGACGGGCCCGGTCATCTTCGCCAGCAACCACCTGTCGTTCATCGATTCGATCGCCATCCCCGTCGCCGCGCCCCGGCCGGTGCACTTCATGGCGAAGGCGGCCTACTTCGAGAAGTGGGCGTCGCGGCAGTTCTTCACCGCCATCGGCGCCATCCCGGTCGAGCGCGGGGCGGGGCAGAAGGCGCTCGACGCGCTCGACGAGCAGAAGGCGTTCCTCGACGACGGTCGCGCGGTGGCGCTGTACCCCGAGGGCACGCGGTCCCTCGACGGGCGCCTGTACAAGGGACGCACCGGGGTGGCCTTCCTCGCCCTGCAGACCGGTGCGCCCGTTGTCCCGGTGGGGCTGATCGGCACCGACGAAGTCATGCCGGTCGGCGCGAAGTTCCCGAGCACCACTCCGCGCATCACGGTCCGCTTCGGCACGCCGCTCGACCTGTCGCCGCACGGACCCGCGTCGTCGGGCCGCGCCCGCCGAGGCGCCACCGACGAGATCATGGCGGCCATCCACGCGCTCAGCGGGCAGGAGCTCGCGAACGCGTACAACGAGGCACCCGCCCAGAACCCGATCGAGCGCATCAAGCAGGTCCTGCCGCACGAACGCCTCTGA
- a CDS encoding FKBP-type peptidyl-prolyl cis-trans isomerase codes for MGVSVLSERFSVRFRPIASLSVAAAAVLLLAGCTGSSEQAPTADASASADPAQCQTPFTGEVPAGLEVAGDFQGPVTVTRPDGFAPTDIQRSTLIEGSGAEIQPGDLVKANYTVIDASTGSVELDSLQSDPAGMDMIVNAQQIFGAAVSCVPIGSRTVSTFPAGILGEGSPAYVLVADTIAELPLRADGTEVAPVDGMPTVTFADNGAPTITVPSTPAPTETRVENLRQGDGEVVNPGDTVIVQYTGVLYDGGTVFDSSWDKGAPAQFATTGVVPGFQKALEGQTVGSQVVAVIPPADGYGETGQGEIPANATLVFVVDILGVQHAAAAAQ; via the coding sequence ATGGGGGTTTCCGTTCTCTCCGAGAGGTTCTCCGTGCGCTTCCGCCCGATCGCTTCCCTGTCCGTCGCCGCCGCCGCGGTGTTGCTGCTCGCGGGCTGCACCGGTTCGTCCGAGCAGGCGCCGACCGCGGATGCCAGCGCGAGCGCCGACCCCGCACAGTGCCAGACGCCGTTCACCGGCGAGGTGCCCGCCGGCCTCGAGGTCGCGGGCGACTTCCAGGGTCCCGTGACCGTCACGCGTCCCGACGGCTTCGCCCCCACCGACATCCAGCGCAGCACCCTCATCGAGGGCAGCGGGGCCGAGATCCAGCCCGGCGACCTCGTGAAGGCGAATTACACCGTCATCGACGCCTCGACGGGCTCGGTCGAGCTCGACTCGTTGCAGAGCGACCCCGCCGGCATGGACATGATCGTCAACGCGCAGCAGATCTTCGGCGCCGCCGTCTCGTGCGTGCCCATCGGGTCGCGCACGGTCTCGACGTTCCCGGCCGGCATCCTGGGCGAAGGCTCGCCCGCCTACGTCCTCGTCGCCGACACGATCGCGGAGCTGCCGCTGCGCGCCGACGGCACCGAGGTGGCACCGGTCGACGGTATGCCGACGGTCACGTTCGCCGACAACGGCGCCCCCACCATCACCGTGCCGAGCACGCCCGCGCCCACCGAGACGCGCGTCGAGAACCTGCGCCAGGGCGACGGTGAGGTCGTGAACCCCGGAGACACCGTCATCGTGCAGTACACGGGCGTCCTCTACGACGGTGGGACCGTCTTCGACTCGAGCTGGGACAAGGGCGCGCCGGCGCAGTTCGCCACCACGGGCGTCGTCCCCGGATTCCAGAAGGCGCTGGAGGGCCAGACCGTCGGGTCGCAGGTCGTGGCGGTCATCCCGCCGGCCGACGGGTACGGCGAGACCGGCCAGGGCGAGATCCCGGCCAATGCCACTCTGGTCTTCGTCGTCGACATCCTCGGTGTGCAGCACGCGGCCGCAGCTGCTCAGTAG
- a CDS encoding M50 family metallopeptidase yields the protein MTAIAFLIGVLVLVIGLAVSIALHEIGHLLPAKLFGVRVGQYMIGFGPTLWSKRVGETEYGFKLLPLGGFISMAGMFPPAPEGEEPSKRRSRFFATMVQDARDANAETLVQADDRVFYKLPVWKRVIVMLGGPLMNLVLAVVLFTIALSAIGVQQGTTTVASVSECVIPASQQREACTSSDPVAPAAAAGIQPGDTIVSIDGTPVSTFAEAAAIIQRSPGTPLSVVIDRDGAQQTVQFTPQSTDRAVTDDQGRPVTDAAGAPQYETVGFAGLRAQEALAPQPIWAGADATVQQVGAVAQIVANLPARIYEAAADTLTGQPRAADSPMSVVGAGRLAGDIAAVEAPILARVQSIIALLGGLNVALFVFNLIPLLPLDGGHVVVALWDGIKRWFARVRGRVARPVDATRLVPVTFVVVVLLVGMGGVLFLADIFNPVQLF from the coding sequence GTGACCGCGATCGCCTTTCTCATCGGCGTGCTCGTGCTCGTGATCGGCCTCGCCGTCTCGATCGCTCTGCACGAGATCGGGCACCTGCTGCCCGCGAAGCTCTTCGGCGTCCGAGTCGGTCAGTACATGATCGGCTTCGGACCCACGCTGTGGTCGAAGCGAGTCGGCGAGACCGAGTACGGATTCAAGCTCCTGCCGCTGGGCGGCTTCATCTCCATGGCCGGCATGTTCCCGCCCGCCCCCGAGGGTGAGGAGCCCTCGAAGCGGCGCTCGCGGTTCTTCGCCACGATGGTGCAGGACGCCCGGGACGCCAATGCCGAGACCCTCGTCCAAGCCGACGACCGGGTCTTCTACAAGCTGCCGGTGTGGAAGCGCGTCATCGTGATGCTCGGCGGACCGCTCATGAACCTCGTGCTCGCGGTCGTGCTCTTCACGATCGCCCTGAGCGCGATCGGCGTGCAGCAGGGCACCACCACGGTCGCGTCCGTCTCGGAATGCGTCATCCCGGCCAGCCAGCAGCGCGAGGCGTGCACCTCGAGCGACCCGGTCGCGCCCGCCGCGGCCGCCGGCATCCAGCCCGGTGACACCATCGTGTCCATCGACGGCACACCGGTGTCGACGTTCGCCGAGGCGGCGGCGATCATCCAGCGCTCGCCGGGGACGCCGCTGTCGGTGGTGATCGACCGCGACGGTGCGCAACAGACCGTGCAGTTCACCCCGCAGAGCACCGATCGGGCGGTCACCGACGACCAGGGTCGCCCCGTCACGGATGCCGCGGGGGCGCCGCAGTACGAGACCGTCGGATTCGCGGGTCTCCGTGCGCAGGAGGCGCTCGCGCCGCAGCCGATCTGGGCCGGCGCCGATGCCACCGTCCAGCAGGTCGGGGCCGTCGCACAGATCGTGGCGAACCTCCCCGCGCGCATCTACGAGGCGGCCGCCGACACCCTGACCGGTCAACCCCGCGCCGCCGACAGTCCGATGAGCGTCGTGGGCGCGGGCCGGCTCGCCGGCGACATCGCCGCGGTCGAGGCGCCCATCCTCGCGCGCGTGCAGTCGATCATCGCGTTGCTGGGCGGGCTGAACGTCGCGCTCTTCGTCTTCAACCTCATCCCGTTGCTCCCGCTGGACGGCGGGCACGTGGTCGTGGCGCTCTGGGACGGGATCAAGCGCTGGTTCGCGCGCGTGCGCGGCCGGGTCGCCCGGCCCGTGGATGCCACGCGACTCGTGCCGGTGACTTTCGTCGTCGTCGTGCTGCTGGTGGGGATGGGCGGCGTGCTCTTCCTCGCCGACATCTTCAACCCGGTGCAGCTCTTCTAG
- the dxr gene encoding 1-deoxy-D-xylulose-5-phosphate reductoisomerase, producing the protein MRRVVILGSTGSIGTQALDVIRANPGRFDVVGLAAGTDRAGVEAQAAEFGVEHVALGAVEAEQLVRDVGADVVLNGITGSVGLGPTIAALEEGRTLALANKESLIVGGDLVTALAAPGQIVPVDSEHSAIAQALRSGEAHEVRRLVLTASGGPFRGRSREELTDVTPAQALAHPTWDMGRVVTTNSATLVNKGLEVIEAHLLFDVPYDRIDVTVHPQSIVHSMVEFVDGSTIAQASPPDMRLPISLGLDWPHRIGGVGAPLDWTRATQWTFEPLDDEAFGSVALAKRVGRAGATYPAVFNAANEQAVDAFHEGRLSFLGIVEIIEGVVDRHEPPTVLTRESLAEAEAWARRAADEVIAAR; encoded by the coding sequence ATGCGCCGCGTCGTCATCCTCGGTTCCACCGGCTCGATCGGGACGCAGGCGCTCGACGTCATCCGCGCCAACCCCGGCCGCTTCGACGTCGTCGGGTTGGCGGCCGGTACCGACCGCGCCGGCGTCGAGGCCCAGGCTGCCGAGTTCGGCGTCGAGCACGTGGCCCTCGGAGCGGTCGAGGCCGAACAGCTCGTCCGCGACGTCGGCGCCGACGTCGTGCTCAACGGCATCACCGGTTCGGTGGGCCTGGGTCCCACCATCGCGGCACTCGAGGAGGGGCGCACCCTCGCCCTGGCCAACAAGGAGTCGCTGATCGTCGGCGGCGACCTCGTCACGGCCCTCGCGGCCCCGGGCCAGATCGTGCCGGTCGATTCGGAGCACTCCGCCATCGCGCAGGCGCTCCGCTCAGGGGAAGCGCACGAGGTGCGGCGGCTGGTGCTCACGGCATCCGGTGGCCCGTTCCGCGGACGCAGCCGCGAGGAGCTCACGGACGTCACGCCCGCGCAGGCGCTCGCCCACCCCACGTGGGACATGGGTCGCGTGGTCACCACCAACTCGGCGACGCTGGTGAACAAGGGCCTCGAGGTGATCGAGGCGCACCTGCTGTTCGACGTGCCGTACGACCGGATCGACGTCACCGTCCACCCGCAGTCCATCGTGCACTCGATGGTCGAGTTCGTCGACGGGTCGACGATCGCGCAGGCGTCTCCGCCCGACATGCGCCTGCCCATCTCGCTCGGGCTCGACTGGCCGCACCGCATCGGCGGTGTGGGTGCGCCGCTGGACTGGACGCGTGCGACGCAGTGGACGTTCGAGCCGCTCGACGACGAGGCGTTCGGCTCGGTCGCCCTCGCGAAGCGCGTCGGGCGAGCGGGCGCCACGTACCCGGCCGTCTTCAACGCCGCGAACGAACAGGCCGTCGACGCGTTCCACGAGGGGCGGCTGAGTTTCCTGGGCATCGTCGAGATCATCGAAGGCGTCGTCGACCGGCACGAGCCGCCGACCGTCCTCACGCGCGAGTCGCTCGCCGAGGCCGAGGCCTGGGCGCGTCGCGCGGCCGACGAGGTCATCGCCGCGCGCTGA
- the dhaL gene encoding dihydroxyacetone kinase subunit DhaL produces the protein MSDAVSIDDLVAWIRRFRDAVQQHKDELTRLDSEIGDADHGSNMARGLDAVVARLEPAPADAAELFKTVGMTLVSSVGGASGPLYGTLFLRMGPALASDEVDAAALGAALRAGVDGVVARGKAELGDKTMIDALSPALDAWDAAAADGLAAAARAAAEAAARGRDATEHLVARKGRASYLGERSAGHVDPGAASATLLLEALRDTLAGAE, from the coding sequence ATGAGCGACGCCGTCTCCATCGACGACCTCGTCGCCTGGATCCGCCGGTTCCGCGACGCGGTGCAGCAGCACAAAGACGAGTTGACGCGTCTGGACTCCGAGATCGGCGACGCCGACCACGGGTCGAACATGGCCCGTGGTCTCGATGCGGTGGTCGCACGGCTCGAACCCGCCCCAGCCGACGCGGCGGAACTGTTCAAGACCGTCGGCATGACCCTGGTGTCGTCGGTGGGCGGTGCCAGCGGCCCCCTGTACGGCACGTTGTTCCTGCGCATGGGACCGGCACTGGCGTCGGACGAGGTGGATGCCGCAGCCCTCGGCGCCGCCCTGCGCGCCGGGGTCGACGGGGTCGTGGCCCGTGGCAAGGCCGAGCTCGGCGACAAGACGATGATCGACGCCCTCTCCCCCGCTCTCGACGCGTGGGACGCCGCGGCGGCCGACGGCCTTGCCGCCGCGGCGCGGGCGGCCGCGGAGGCCGCCGCGCGGGGCCGCGACGCGACCGAGCACCTCGTCGCCCGCAAGGGCCGCGCGAGCTACCTCGGCGAGCGCAGCGCCGGTCACGTCGACCCGGGCGCGGCGTCGGCGACCCTGCTGCTCGAGGCGTTGCGCGACACCCTGGCGGGCGCCGAGTGA
- a CDS encoding Mur ligase family protein — protein sequence MPIDAPSNLPPVLRPERPPRRDLAELARRFGVRTVGDVEDVTLSGITLATADLRAGEAFVAIRGVNRHGADFAATAAERGAVAIITDADGAGIAGPTGLPIVVVEDPRALLGELSAWVYGTGADDVIPKLLATTGTNGKTSVSHLLEGILGQLGVVTGLSSTAERHIAGEVIVSRLTTPEASEFHALLALMRERGVEAVAVEVSAQALTRHRVDGLVFDVAGFTNLTHDHLDDYADMREYFEAKLPLFRPDRARRGVVCLDSPAGAEIASRAEIPVVTIVTPAIAHDPSAEADWTVEIVEERQDGTEFTLTDGRGRSLTTVVPVIGRHMAANAGLAIVMLLETGYTWEHLVSTLDGDRIDASLPGRTQLVSGPAGPAVYVDFGHSPDAFEKTLAAVRRVTPGRVVMLFGADGDRDATKRHDMGRTAVEGSDILIVTDHHPRHENPDAIRTVLVEGARRARPDAEIHEFTPPERAILEAVKLVGEGDAILWAGPGHQDYRDIRGVRTPYSARELSRRALRAAGWPVPDPAWPVPYPADSTPSSDPERPVDFPA from the coding sequence ATGCCGATCGACGCCCCCTCGAACCTCCCGCCCGTGCTCCGGCCGGAGCGACCTCCCCGCCGCGACCTCGCGGAACTGGCCCGACGCTTCGGTGTGCGCACCGTGGGCGACGTCGAGGATGTCACCCTCAGCGGCATCACCCTGGCCACGGCCGACCTGCGCGCCGGTGAGGCGTTCGTCGCGATCCGCGGCGTCAACCGCCACGGGGCCGATTTCGCCGCCACCGCCGCCGAACGCGGTGCCGTGGCGATCATCACCGACGCCGACGGCGCCGGGATCGCAGGCCCCACGGGTCTGCCGATCGTCGTCGTCGAGGACCCCCGCGCACTGCTGGGCGAGTTGTCGGCGTGGGTCTACGGCACGGGTGCCGACGACGTCATCCCGAAGCTGCTGGCGACCACCGGCACGAACGGCAAGACGAGCGTGTCGCACCTGCTCGAAGGCATCCTCGGCCAGCTCGGTGTCGTGACCGGGCTGTCCTCGACCGCGGAACGCCACATCGCGGGCGAGGTGATCGTCTCCCGGCTCACCACCCCCGAGGCATCCGAGTTCCACGCTCTTCTCGCGCTCATGCGCGAGCGGGGTGTCGAGGCCGTCGCGGTCGAGGTGAGCGCGCAGGCTCTCACGCGCCACCGCGTCGACGGACTCGTCTTCGACGTCGCCGGATTCACCAACCTCACCCACGACCACCTCGACGACTACGCCGATATGCGGGAGTACTTCGAGGCCAAACTCCCGCTCTTCCGCCCGGACCGGGCGCGCCGCGGTGTCGTGTGCCTGGACTCCCCCGCCGGAGCCGAGATCGCGTCCCGCGCCGAGATCCCCGTGGTCACCATCGTCACACCGGCCATCGCGCATGACCCGTCGGCCGAGGCCGACTGGACGGTCGAGATCGTCGAGGAGCGGCAGGACGGCACGGAGTTCACCCTCACCGACGGCAGGGGCCGCTCGCTGACGACGGTCGTGCCGGTGATCGGGCGGCACATGGCGGCGAACGCGGGGCTCGCGATCGTCATGCTGCTCGAGACCGGGTACACGTGGGAGCACCTCGTCAGCACGCTCGACGGCGACCGCATCGACGCGTCGCTCCCGGGTCGCACCCAGCTGGTCTCCGGCCCCGCGGGGCCGGCCGTCTACGTCGACTTCGGGCACTCCCCCGACGCGTTCGAGAAGACGCTCGCCGCCGTCCGTCGCGTGACGCCCGGCAGGGTCGTCATGCTCTTCGGCGCCGACGGCGACCGCGACGCGACGAAACGCCACGACATGGGACGCACCGCGGTCGAGGGCAGCGACATCCTGATCGTCACCGATCACCACCCTCGTCACGAGAATCCGGATGCCATCCGCACGGTGCTCGTCGAGGGGGCGCGTCGGGCGCGTCCCGACGCCGAGATCCACGAGTTCACGCCGCCCGAGCGCGCGATTCTCGAGGCCGTCAAGCTCGTCGGCGAGGGCGACGCGATCCTCTGGGCGGGCCCCGGCCACCAGGACTATCGCGACATCCGGGGCGTCCGCACGCCGTACTCGGCCCGCGAGCTGTCGCGCCGCGCCCTGCGGGCCGCGGGTTGGCCCGTGCCGGACCCGGCGTGGCCGGTGCCGTACCCCGCCGACTCGACTCCGTCGTCCGACCCCGAACGCCCGGTCGACTTCCCCGCCTGA
- the dhaM gene encoding dihydroxyacetone kinase phosphoryl donor subunit DhaM, whose translation MIGLVAVSHSRALADAAVHLALQMGGDDPPTVRVAAGGPDDDLGTDAVAIAAAIEEADSGDGVLVLMDLGSAILSAETALEFVARPERVRLSAAPFVEGLVAAVVTAADGADLETVAAEVRGAAEAKERQLGGPGDAASPILATDDDASTTAPDSPASGPDAPDPAPGTAVDGRTVSFEALVVNPSGLHARPAAAFVKAASQYDAEVRICDLDAGSEEVSARSLLALMALGIRRGARVRVSATGPQARQALDDLRARIDDGFGER comes from the coding sequence GTGATCGGTCTCGTCGCCGTCTCGCACAGCCGCGCGCTCGCAGATGCGGCCGTTCATCTCGCGCTGCAGATGGGCGGAGACGACCCGCCCACGGTGCGCGTGGCCGCCGGCGGACCGGACGACGACCTCGGAACGGATGCCGTCGCCATCGCCGCAGCCATCGAGGAGGCCGACTCCGGAGACGGCGTGCTCGTGCTCATGGACCTCGGCTCGGCGATCCTCAGCGCCGAGACGGCTCTGGAATTCGTCGCCCGACCCGAGCGCGTCCGACTGAGCGCGGCTCCCTTCGTCGAGGGTCTCGTGGCGGCGGTGGTCACCGCGGCGGACGGCGCCGATCTCGAGACCGTCGCCGCCGAGGTGCGTGGCGCGGCCGAGGCGAAGGAGCGTCAGCTCGGCGGCCCGGGCGATGCGGCATCCCCGATTCTCGCCACCGACGACGACGCCTCGACGACGGCACCGGACTCCCCCGCCTCCGGACCGGACGCCCCCGACCCGGCACCCGGGACCGCCGTGGACGGGCGCACCGTGTCGTTCGAAGCGCTCGTCGTGAACCCGTCCGGCTTGCACGCCCGCCCCGCCGCGGCTTTCGTCAAGGCGGCGTCGCAGTACGACGCCGAGGTCCGCATCTGCGACCTCGATGCCGGCTCCGAGGAGGTCTCGGCACGCAGCCTGCTGGCGCTCATGGCTCTCGGCATCCGGCGGGGCGCGCGGGTGCGGGTGAGCGCCACCGGCCCTCAGGCCCGGCAGGCCCTCGACGACCTGCGCGCTCGCATCGACGACGGGTTCGGCGAGCGCTGA
- the dhaK gene encoding dihydroxyacetone kinase subunit DhaK, translating into MKKFVNDPGDVLAEALRGIDAAYPDLRVDAANRLILRAQPTREGKVALVSGGGSGHEPLHGGFVGLGMLDAAAAGEVFTSPTPDQVLAATQAVDSGAGVLHIVKNYTGDVLNFDMAAELAAAEGLQVEAVVVADDVAVQDSTWTAGRRGTGTTVVLEKIVGALAEEGADLATVAALARRVSAAGRSMGVALTSCTVPAAGRPTFDLPDDEMEIGVGIHGEPGRSRVALASAREIAKLMVDPIVHDFGEPVGPAIVLLSGLGGTPLIEQYLLYGEIAPLLEEAGVDVRRVLIGDYITSLDMAGASLTVVKADDEMLRLWDAPVVTPGLRWGA; encoded by the coding sequence GTGAAGAAGTTCGTGAACGACCCGGGCGACGTGCTGGCCGAGGCCCTGCGGGGGATCGACGCCGCCTACCCCGACCTGAGGGTGGATGCCGCCAACCGCCTCATCCTGCGCGCGCAGCCCACCCGTGAGGGCAAGGTCGCCCTGGTGTCGGGTGGCGGTTCAGGGCACGAGCCGCTGCACGGTGGCTTCGTGGGACTCGGCATGCTCGACGCCGCCGCCGCCGGCGAGGTCTTCACCTCGCCCACGCCCGACCAGGTGCTGGCCGCGACCCAGGCCGTCGACTCCGGTGCCGGCGTGCTGCACATCGTGAAGAACTACACCGGCGACGTCTTGAACTTCGACATGGCGGCGGAGCTCGCCGCGGCCGAGGGCCTGCAGGTCGAGGCCGTCGTCGTCGCCGACGATGTCGCCGTCCAGGACTCGACGTGGACGGCGGGTCGCCGCGGCACGGGGACCACGGTCGTGCTCGAGAAGATCGTCGGCGCCCTCGCCGAGGAGGGCGCCGACCTCGCGACCGTCGCCGCTCTCGCGCGGCGCGTGTCCGCGGCGGGCCGGTCGATGGGCGTCGCGCTGACCAGCTGCACCGTGCCCGCGGCGGGGCGGCCGACGTTCGACCTGCCGGATGACGAGATGGAGATCGGTGTCGGCATCCACGGCGAACCCGGTCGCTCGCGGGTCGCACTGGCATCCGCCCGAGAGATCGCGAAGCTCATGGTCGACCCGATCGTGCACGACTTCGGCGAGCCGGTCGGGCCTGCGATCGTGCTGCTGTCGGGCCTCGGCGGCACCCCGCTCATCGAGCAATACCTGCTGTACGGCGAGATCGCGCCGCTGCTCGAAGAGGCGGGTGTCGACGTCCGGCGCGTCCTCATCGGCGACTACATCACCAGCCTCGACATGGCCGGCGCCTCGCTCACGGTCGTGAAGGCCGACGACGAGATGCTCCGCCTGTGGGACGCCCCCGTCGTGACCCCGGGCCTGCGGTGGGGCGCATGA